In the Magnetococcales bacterium genome, one interval contains:
- a CDS encoding DUF4351 domain-containing protein translates to MLASYIDDWNRDHKRQLRKISREVRQEGRQEGRQEGRQEGRQEGRQEGEAELLLRLLQRRFGTLADSYAARVKRADTETLGLWGERLLTAGSLQEVFGE, encoded by the coding sequence ATGTTGGCCAGCTATATCGATGATTGGAACAGAGACCACAAGCGGCAACTGCGGAAAATCAGCCGGGAGGTCCGTCAGGAGGGCCGTCAGGAGGGTCGTCAGGAGGGCCGTCAGGAGGGCCGTCAGGAGGGCCGTCAGGAGGGGGAGGCGGAATTGCTGTTGCGCCTGTTGCAGCGCCGGTTCGGCACCCTTGCGGACTCTTACGCCGCACGAGTGAAGCGTGCCGACACGGAAACGCTGGGCCTTTGGGGGGAGCGGCTCCTCACTGCCGGGTCGTTGCAGGAGGTTTTCGGGGAGTGA
- a CDS encoding TerC family protein — protein sequence MESVLMSQFVALVQVIFIDLVLAGDNAIVVGMAAASVPVERRKKVVVWGTAAAVILRILFALVTTQLLKIIGLTLAGGLLLLFVAWQMFQELKAQAAAMESDEHNGAVPVKEKTVMAAVWQVAMADLSMSLDNVLAVAGAAKDHLGILVLGLLFSVVMMAFAANYIAQLIHKHRWVAWVGLAIITYVAFDMVWRGSLQVAPLVG from the coding sequence ATGGAATCGGTACTGATGAGTCAGTTTGTGGCCTTGGTGCAGGTGATCTTCATTGACCTGGTGCTGGCGGGGGACAATGCCATCGTGGTGGGCATGGCGGCGGCCTCGGTTCCTGTGGAGCGACGCAAGAAGGTGGTGGTTTGGGGCACGGCGGCGGCGGTGATCCTGCGTATTTTGTTTGCGCTGGTGACCACGCAGTTGCTCAAGATCATCGGTCTGACCCTGGCGGGCGGGTTGTTATTGCTGTTCGTGGCCTGGCAGATGTTTCAGGAGCTGAAGGCGCAGGCGGCGGCGATGGAATCGGACGAGCATAACGGCGCTGTTCCGGTCAAGGAGAAGACGGTCATGGCGGCGGTTTGGCAGGTGGCCATGGCGGACCTCTCCATGTCGCTGGACAACGTGCTGGCGGTGGCGGGCGCGGCCAAGGACCATTTGGGCATTCTGGTGCTGGGTTTGCTCTTTTCGGTGGTGATGATGGCTTTTGCGGCCAACTACATTGCCCAGTTGATCCACAAACACCGATGGGTGGCCTGGGTGGGTCTGGCCATCATCACTTATGTGGCCTTCGACATGGTCTGGCGCGGCAGCCTGCAGGTGGCCCCGCTGGTGGGGTAG
- a CDS encoding TMEM165/GDT1 family protein, translating to MAHDETTSLIEMLTPVVTSFGLIFLAELGDKTQLVCMTLAARHRARPVLFGAIASFVVLNTLAVVFGAGLAKMIPERVLAGAVAVLFAVFGILSLRAKEEEAAEEGEEVQEKAGHGIFITTFLMIFLAEMGDKTQLSVAGLASTMPLIPTWIGSTLALSASSLMGVVAGRKILTKIPMHRLHQISGVFFLALAGLALLKVF from the coding sequence ATGGCGCATGACGAGACGACATCTCTGATCGAGATGCTGACCCCGGTCGTTACCTCGTTCGGGCTGATTTTTCTGGCGGAGTTGGGGGACAAGACCCAGCTGGTCTGCATGACACTGGCGGCGCGGCATCGCGCCAGGCCGGTGCTGTTCGGGGCCATTGCCTCGTTCGTTGTTTTGAATACGCTTGCGGTGGTCTTTGGCGCGGGTTTGGCGAAGATGATTCCGGAGAGGGTTTTGGCCGGAGCGGTAGCGGTGTTGTTCGCGGTGTTCGGCATCCTTTCGCTGCGGGCCAAGGAGGAGGAGGCGGCGGAGGAGGGGGAGGAGGTGCAGGAGAAGGCGGGTCACGGCATTTTCATCACCACCTTCCTGATGATTTTCCTGGCGGAGATGGGGGACAAGACGCAGTTGTCGGTAGCGGGACTGGCCAGCACCATGCCGTTGATTCCGACCTGGATCGGCTCGACCCTGGCCTTGTCGGCCTCATCGCTCATGGGTGTGGTGGCGGGGCGCAAGATTCTCACCAAAATACCCATGCATCGGTTGCATCAGATCAGTGGCGTCTTTTTCCTGGCTTTGGCCGGGCTTGCCCTTCTCAAGGTCTTCTGA
- a CDS encoding toll/interleukin-1 receptor domain-containing protein, with amino-acid sequence MNFAVLLCGDTESEAAKGLLGNLTEKQEKCINISKESINIFYFGGYNKIDENSPLVAVVFCDGEVPWDQQERAIAFAQERSLTIIPVVADLKSFNQLAPESLKEYNAFECASEMDIAELGNLILERFGLLRLQRKVFISYARGESRAIALQLCERLSARWYRVFLDTHSIRPGEKFQEALMQELADSDLMILLHSPGIQDRPWVQEEIAFATKIGIGFVTVAWNRGIKGIFSDPVVLEENAFLNADEPMDQWRLIDPVLQNVVNQVSVRRLDAYGKREENLRKRLVDFAGKKGFALVAYPGRFLKLSNSKWVDRYIEIAVGVPDAFRIQEAVDRSGYSEKGGYVPLFYDREGVAPRTLRHLAFLQDGLPSSVRQLPESRAVLRGLPFRLYDKNGDMSWI; translated from the coding sequence ATGAATTTCGCGGTTCTGCTGTGTGGTGACACGGAGAGCGAAGCGGCTAAAGGGCTGCTTGGCAATCTCACGGAAAAACAAGAAAAATGTATTAATATTTCCAAAGAATCTATAAATATATTCTATTTTGGTGGATATAATAAGATTGACGAGAATTCCCCTCTCGTTGCCGTGGTCTTTTGTGACGGGGAGGTTCCTTGGGATCAGCAGGAACGTGCCATCGCTTTTGCCCAGGAAAGATCCCTGACGATCATCCCGGTGGTGGCTGATTTGAAGAGTTTCAATCAGTTGGCTCCCGAGTCGTTAAAAGAGTACAATGCCTTTGAATGTGCCTCCGAAATGGATATTGCGGAGTTGGGCAATCTGATTCTGGAGCGTTTCGGTTTGTTGCGTCTGCAGCGCAAGGTCTTTATCAGTTATGCCAGAGGGGAGTCGCGGGCGATTGCGCTGCAACTGTGTGAGCGTTTGAGCGCCCGCTGGTACCGGGTTTTTCTGGATACCCATTCGATCCGGCCTGGGGAGAAGTTCCAGGAGGCCTTGATGCAGGAGTTGGCCGACTCCGATCTGATGATTCTGCTGCATAGTCCTGGCATACAGGATCGTCCCTGGGTGCAGGAAGAGATCGCGTTTGCTACCAAGATTGGCATCGGATTTGTTACGGTTGCCTGGAATCGAGGGATCAAGGGCATTTTTTCCGATCCGGTTGTATTGGAGGAGAATGCTTTCCTAAACGCCGATGAGCCTATGGACCAATGGAGATTAATAGACCCGGTGCTGCAAAATGTGGTGAACCAGGTTTCGGTTCGGCGGTTGGATGCCTATGGGAAGCGGGAAGAGAATTTGCGCAAACGCTTGGTGGATTTTGCCGGGAAGAAGGGGTTCGCCTTGGTAGCCTATCCTGGAAGGTTCCTCAAATTGTCCAATTCCAAGTGGGTTGATCGCTATATCGAAATCGCCGTGGGTGTCCCGGATGCTTTTCGGATACAGGAAGCGGTGGATCGGAGTGGATATTCCGAAAAGGGTGGTTATGTTCCGCTTTTCTACGATCGTGAGGGCGTAGCTCCGAGAACGTTGCGGCATCTCGCTTTTTTACAGGATGGTTTGCCTTCCTCTGTCCGCCAGTTACCAGAATCGCGTGCTGTGTTAAGGGGATTGCCATTTCGGCTATATGACAAGAACGGAGACATGTCATGGATTTAG